A single window of Larimichthys crocea isolate SSNF chromosome XII, L_crocea_2.0, whole genome shotgun sequence DNA harbors:
- the LOC113747141 gene encoding tripartite motif-containing protein 16-like, with protein sequence MAQQGNKLDRETFSCPICLDLLKDPVTIPCGHSYCMNCIQNFWDGEDEKRIHSCPQCRQTFTPRPVLMKNTMLAALVEELKKTGLQAAPADHCYAGPEDVACDVCTGRKLKALKSCLVCLASYCEKHLQPHHDVAPLKKHKLVEPSKKLQENICSRHDEVMKMFCRTDQQCICYLCSVDEHKGHDTVSAAAERTERQRELEVSRLNIQQRIQDREKDVKELQQEVEAINGSADKAVEDSEKIFTELIRLMEKRRSDVKQQVRSQQETEVSRVKDLQEKLEQEITELKRKDAELEKLSHTEDHNQFLHNYPSLSRLSQSTDSSSINIRPLRDFEDVTAAVSELRDKLQDVLRDQRTNISLTDTEVHVSLSGPEPEPKTRAEFLKYSRELTLDPNTANTQLLLSEGNRKVTLMKQPQSYSSHPDRFTYWDQVLSRERLTGRCYWEVERRGGVYVAVTYKNISRAGRSDECGFGFNDKSWMLYCDTNSYNFCYNKVRTPVSGPQSSRVGVYLDHSAGILSFYSVSETMTLLHRVQTTFTQPLYAGLCIYSGSSAELCEVK encoded by the coding sequence atggcgcagcaaggaaataaactggaccgggaaaccttctcttgtccgatctgtctggatctactgaaggatccggtgactattccctgtggacacagctactgcatgaactgtattcaaaacttctgggatggagaggatgagaagagaatccacagctgccctcagtgtaggcagaccttcacaccgaggcctgtcctgatgaaaaacaccatgttagcagctttagtggaggaactgaagaagactggactccaagctgctcctgctgatcactgctatgctggacctgaagatgtggcctgtgatgtctgcactgggagaaaactgaaagctctgaagtcctgtctggtctgtctggcctcttactgtgagaaacacctccagcctcatcatgatgtagctccattaaagaaacacaagctggtggagccctccaagaagctccaggagaacatctgctctcgtcatgatgaggtgatgaagatgttctgccgtactgatcagcagtgtatctgttatctctgctctgtggatgaacataaaggccacgacacagtctcagctgcagcagaaaggactgagaggcagagagagctcgaggtgagtcgactaaacatccagcagagaatccaggacagagagaaagatgtgaaggagctccaacaggaggtggaggctatcaatggctctgctgataaagcagtggaggacagtgagaagatcttcactgagctgatccgtctcatggagaaaagaaggtctgatgtgaagcagcaggtcagatcccagcaggaaactgaagtgagtcgagtcaaagatcttcaggagaagctggagcaggagatcactgagctgaagaggaaagacgctgagctggagaagctctcacacacagaggaccacaaccagtttctacacaactacccctcactgtcacgactcagccaatctacagactcatccagcatcaatatccgtcctctgagggactttgaggatgtgacagctgctgtgtcagagctcagagataaactacaggacgttctgagggaccaacggacaaacatctcactgacagacactgaagtccatgtttcactgtcaggaccagaaccagagcccaagaccagagctgagttcttaaaatattcacgtgaactcacactggatccaaacacagcaaacacacagctgttattatctgaggggaacagaaaagtgacattaatgaaacaacctcagtcttattctagtcacccagacagattcacttaTTGGGAtcaggtcctgagtagagagagactgactggacgttgttactgggaggtggagaggagaggaggagtttatgtagcagtcacatacaagaatatcagcagagcagggagatcAGATGAATGTGGATTTGGAttcaatgacaaatcttggatGTTATattgtgacacaaacagttatAACTTTTGTTACAACAAAGTCCGCactcccgtctcaggtcctcagtcctccagagttggagtgtacctggatcacagtgcaggtattctgtccttctacagcgtctctgaaaccatgactctcctccacagagtccagaccacgttcactcagcctctctatgctggactttgtatttattctggatcctctgctgagttgtgtgaagtgaaatag